One genomic region from Pseudomonas sp. R5-89-07 encodes:
- a CDS encoding type III secretion protein has product MSTPRTLSSQALKNADSAYKSYDSFPIEDMQGEQDAELFYSLTKQMTVTNALFTENLRIEHQSLKTTIESFQ; this is encoded by the coding sequence ATGAGCACACCTAGGACTCTCTCTTCTCAAGCACTAAAAAACGCCGACTCTGCTTATAAAAGCTATGACTCTTTTCCTATCGAAGACATGCAAGGAGAACAAGATGCCGAGCTGTTCTATAGCTTAACTAAGCAGATGACCGTCACCAATGCGCTTTTTACCGAAAACCTACGAATTGAGCATCAATCTCTGAAAACAACCATTGAAAGTTTTCAATAA
- the sctL gene encoding type III secretion system stator protein SctL — MLCRCVIELFRDVPGLPRSVIPREELANWRQAELLLKDANEQAEQLLSLTEKKCEALREKASLEVWLRADAQLKRWERDRQAMCEKLEQYASAITNEALLRLLDETVAPARLVALLNQLLTIQVPEVSATLLCHPHDMNEIKQHLAYQKTTVWKLHADETIIPQTLVLKTDEGDFRISWNSMLTSFFKRCEAIAPIA, encoded by the coding sequence ATGTTATGCCGATGTGTCATTGAGCTGTTCAGAGACGTGCCTGGGCTCCCACGCAGCGTGATTCCAAGAGAAGAACTTGCCAATTGGAGGCAGGCAGAGCTGCTCTTGAAGGACGCCAATGAACAAGCCGAACAACTGCTGAGCCTGACGGAAAAAAAATGCGAAGCGCTACGCGAAAAGGCGTCGCTGGAGGTTTGGCTACGCGCCGATGCCCAGCTCAAGCGATGGGAGCGTGACCGTCAAGCCATGTGCGAGAAGCTCGAACAATATGCCAGTGCGATTACCAATGAAGCGCTTCTTCGCCTGCTCGATGAGACGGTCGCGCCCGCCAGGCTGGTCGCCCTTCTTAATCAATTACTGACGATCCAGGTCCCGGAAGTCAGCGCAACCCTACTCTGCCACCCGCATGATATGAATGAGATAAAACAACATCTTGCCTATCAAAAAACCACTGTTTGGAAACTTCACGCTGACGAGACAATTATTCCCCAAACACTGGTTTTGAAAACGGACGAGGGAGACTTTCGTATTAGCTGGAACTCTATGCTCACTTCATTTTTTAAACGCTGCGAAGCGATAGCGCCCATCGCCTAA
- a CDS encoding type III secretion protein gives MSEHLAWAQWWAFPWKYAHGDWVGSQYSTIEALYQSGRRVPGHLMDITACLPPAPQPTVLRLALSSNAQLGLALSLVHDTFNPEAVRSLSDNHQQWCIRLSKALPPAMLSPEDDPLRLLHSWLDPTIWQRIRLRFARERANEVEKRHLYLENASSRLDTLWQAVVWRVTSLPGEPIAPGLNR, from the coding sequence GTGAGTGAACACTTGGCTTGGGCCCAATGGTGGGCATTTCCCTGGAAGTATGCCCATGGCGACTGGGTTGGCAGCCAGTACTCTACGATTGAAGCGCTTTATCAGAGCGGGCGCCGGGTGCCGGGCCACCTTATGGATATAACAGCCTGTCTACCCCCGGCTCCGCAACCCACGGTGCTGCGCCTGGCCCTCTCGTCAAATGCGCAACTGGGCCTGGCGTTATCGCTGGTTCACGACACCTTCAATCCCGAGGCCGTCCGATCCTTGAGCGACAACCATCAGCAGTGGTGCATACGTCTTTCCAAGGCGCTCCCGCCTGCCATGCTGTCTCCCGAGGACGATCCGTTGCGACTCCTTCATAGCTGGCTCGACCCCACTATCTGGCAACGCATCAGGTTGCGCTTCGCCCGTGAACGCGCGAATGAAGTTGAAAAGAGACATCTGTACCTGGAGAACGCGAGCAGCCGATTAGACACGCTCTGGCAGGCGGTGGTCTGGCGCGTCACGTCATTGCCAGGCGAACCGATAGCCCCTGGATTGAACAGGTAG
- the sctJ gene encoding type III secretion system inner membrane ring lipoprotein SctJ, producing the protein MKLIPPIAVFVVIALLLNGCSDRVELHRQLSEQEANEVIAELADKHIRAQKVPAKDGVVVTINTSDIGRAVRTLEAAGLPRVARTTLGDTFRKEGVISTPLEERARYIYALSQELEATLSNIDGVIVARVHVVLPERIAPGEPVQPASASVFIKHDPRLDPDNISARVRRLVASSIPGMATAIDNPQKLSVIFVPAAAYQEQQRLVYFGPFLVPDEDLGLWRNSVTIFLLAVMAAIGATVYVYRQRQRFVPEPLAVSELSGTAHDI; encoded by the coding sequence ATGAAACTTATCCCCCCTATTGCAGTGTTCGTGGTTATTGCACTCCTATTGAATGGGTGCAGCGACCGTGTCGAACTTCACCGCCAACTCTCAGAACAAGAGGCTAATGAGGTCATCGCGGAATTGGCAGACAAGCATATTCGCGCACAAAAGGTTCCGGCTAAGGATGGTGTGGTCGTAACAATCAACACCAGCGACATCGGGCGCGCGGTGCGCACGTTGGAGGCAGCCGGCCTGCCCAGAGTGGCCAGAACCACGCTGGGCGATACGTTTCGTAAAGAGGGTGTCATTTCCACGCCCCTGGAAGAACGTGCGCGCTACATCTATGCGTTGTCACAGGAACTTGAGGCTACGCTTTCCAATATTGACGGAGTCATCGTCGCCCGCGTGCACGTGGTATTGCCGGAACGCATTGCGCCCGGTGAGCCGGTCCAACCCGCCTCCGCGTCAGTGTTCATAAAACATGACCCACGCCTGGATCCCGACAACATCAGCGCACGCGTCCGCCGGCTAGTGGCCAGTAGCATCCCTGGCATGGCCACCGCCATCGACAATCCGCAAAAACTCAGCGTGATATTCGTACCCGCCGCCGCTTATCAGGAGCAACAACGCCTAGTGTATTTTGGTCCGTTCCTGGTGCCCGACGAGGATCTCGGTCTATGGCGAAACAGCGTAACCATTTTCCTGCTCGCAGTGATGGCCGCTATTGGCGCCACGGTGTATGTCTACCGTCAACGCCAGCGTTTTGTGCCTGAACCACTTGCCGTCAGCGAATTGAGCGGTACGGCTCATGACATCTAG
- a CDS encoding type III secretion apparatus protein RspB, which translates to MQITRKLSEEDAGFDSADITRAPSTCQGDACFFTSMLDPASTTSTFAGEAYSSPVLAEAVAPLKDSKKRMAMLLKSTNKELDIEKFRKFPSVLSNIQLTSQLLVKCLAKTTQGIEKISNLQ; encoded by the coding sequence ATGCAAATAACCCGCAAGCTCTCCGAAGAAGATGCAGGTTTCGATTCCGCCGACATCACGCGAGCCCCGTCGACGTGTCAGGGAGACGCCTGTTTCTTTACATCAATGCTAGACCCCGCCTCCACGACGAGTACGTTCGCTGGCGAAGCGTATAGTTCTCCCGTACTGGCAGAAGCTGTCGCCCCCTTGAAAGACTCGAAGAAACGCATGGCAATGTTACTGAAATCAACCAACAAAGAGCTGGACATAGAAAAGTTCAGGAAATTCCCAAGTGTATTATCCAATATTCAGCTGACGTCCCAGCTGTTAGTCAAGTGCCTTGCCAAGACCACACAAGGCATCGAAAAAATATCCAACTTGCAATAG
- a CDS encoding sigma 54-interacting transcriptional regulator, whose translation MSAFDHMENETDISLVEDPYIKKILCSTATLNIDILLLGETGTGKDTLAQRIHRLSGRRGSFVALNCAAIPESLAESQLFGVNSGAYTGALQSRAGSVEAAHMGTLYLDEIDSMPLSLQAKLLRVLESRGVERLGSTRFIPVDMRVIASAQHSLFQMVDQGAFRRDLYFRLNVINVQLPALRDQRERIIPLFLKMIEEEAVRFNCTAPPPSGALLQQLLCHPWRGNVRELRSTAKRFVLGLPPFSDTMQCATDSQPHLKARMQQIEKTLIEESLRRHQYCVDKVAVELGVAKRTLYYRMKQLEIHQE comes from the coding sequence ATGTCGGCCTTCGACCACATGGAAAATGAAACGGACATTTCACTCGTTGAAGACCCCTATATTAAAAAGATCTTGTGCAGCACAGCCACCCTGAACATTGACATTTTGCTGCTGGGAGAAACCGGCACTGGCAAGGATACCTTGGCGCAACGGATTCATCGGCTTTCGGGACGGCGGGGCAGCTTCGTCGCTTTGAACTGTGCCGCCATCCCTGAAAGCCTGGCGGAAAGCCAGTTGTTCGGTGTCAACAGCGGGGCCTATACCGGGGCGCTACAATCACGGGCAGGCTCTGTCGAAGCCGCGCATATGGGCACACTGTACCTGGACGAAATTGACAGCATGCCTTTGAGCCTGCAGGCCAAGCTGCTGCGTGTGCTGGAGTCGCGTGGCGTGGAACGCCTGGGTTCGACGCGATTTATCCCGGTGGACATGCGTGTCATCGCGTCCGCCCAGCATTCGCTATTCCAAATGGTTGATCAAGGCGCTTTCAGGCGCGACCTGTATTTTCGTCTGAATGTCATTAACGTCCAGCTTCCGGCGCTACGAGATCAACGCGAACGCATCATCCCTTTGTTCTTGAAAATGATCGAAGAAGAAGCGGTGCGCTTCAACTGCACTGCACCGCCGCCTTCGGGGGCGCTGCTGCAGCAACTGCTGTGCCATCCCTGGCGAGGCAATGTGCGCGAGCTGAGGTCGACGGCAAAACGCTTCGTCCTGGGCTTGCCGCCGTTTTCAGACACCATGCAATGCGCGACTGATAGCCAGCCTCACCTTAAGGCACGCATGCAGCAAATCGAAAAAACACTGATTGAGGAGTCGTTGCGTCGTCATCAGTACTGTGTAGATAAAGTTGCGGTAGAGCTAGGGGTGGCCAAGCGGACGTTGTACTACCGGATGAAGCAGCTGGAAATACATCAGGAATAA
- the ychF gene encoding redox-regulated ATPase YchF → MGFNCGIVGLPNVGKSTLFNALTKSGIAAENFPFCTIEPNSGIVAMPDPRLAALAAIVNPKRILPTTMEFVDIAGLVAGASKGEGLGNKFLANIRETDAIAHVVRCFEDENVIHVSNSVDPKRDIEIIDLELIFADLDSCEKQLQKVARNAKGGDKDAVVQKGLLEQLIAHFTEGKPARSLMKNMSTDEKAVIKGFHLLTTKPVMYIANVAEDGFENNPLLDVVKAIADEEGAIVVPVCNKIEAEIAELDDGEEKDMFLEALGLEEPGLNRVIRAGYEMLHLQTYFTAGVEEVRAWTVKVGATAPQAAGVIHTDFEKGFIRAEVIAYNDFIQYKGEAGAKEAGKWRLEGKEYIVKDGDVMHFRFNV, encoded by the coding sequence ATGGGATTCAATTGCGGCATCGTCGGCCTGCCCAACGTCGGCAAATCCACCCTGTTCAACGCCCTGACCAAGTCCGGTATTGCGGCGGAGAACTTCCCCTTCTGCACCATCGAGCCCAACAGCGGCATCGTGGCCATGCCTGACCCACGTCTGGCGGCATTGGCGGCCATCGTCAATCCCAAGCGCATCCTGCCGACCACCATGGAATTCGTCGACATCGCCGGCCTGGTCGCCGGCGCCTCGAAAGGTGAAGGCCTGGGCAACAAGTTCCTCGCCAACATCCGTGAAACCGATGCCATCGCCCACGTAGTCCGCTGCTTTGAAGATGAGAACGTGATTCACGTTTCCAACAGCGTTGACCCCAAGCGTGACATCGAGATCATTGACCTGGAACTGATCTTCGCCGACCTCGACAGCTGCGAGAAGCAGCTGCAGAAAGTCGCGCGCAACGCCAAGGGCGGTGACAAGGACGCAGTGGTCCAGAAAGGCCTGCTGGAGCAGTTGATCGCGCACTTCACCGAAGGCAAGCCTGCGCGCAGCCTGATGAAGAACATGAGCACCGACGAAAAAGCCGTGATCAAGGGCTTCCACCTGCTCACCACCAAGCCTGTGATGTACATCGCCAACGTCGCTGAAGACGGCTTCGAGAACAACCCTTTGCTGGACGTGGTCAAGGCCATCGCCGACGAAGAAGGCGCGATCGTAGTCCCCGTGTGCAACAAGATCGAAGCGGAAATCGCCGAACTGGATGACGGCGAAGAAAAGGACATGTTCCTCGAGGCCCTGGGCCTGGAAGAGCCTGGCCTGAACCGTGTGATCCGCGCCGGCTACGAAATGCTGCACCTGCAGACTTACTTCACCGCCGGTGTCGAAGAAGTACGTGCCTGGACCGTCAAAGTCGGCGCCACCGCGCCGCAGGCCGCTGGTGTGATCCACACCGACTTTGAAAAAGGTTTTATCCGTGCGGAAGTGATCGCTTACAACGACTTCATTCAGTACAAGGGTGAAGCCGGTGCCAAGGAAGCCGGTAAATGGCGCCTGGAAGGCAAGGAATACATCGTCAAGGATGGCGATGTGATGCACTTCCGCTTCAACGTGTAA
- the pth gene encoding aminoacyl-tRNA hydrolase, with product MTAIKLIVGLGNPGAEYEQTRHNAGALFVERIAHAQGINLVADRKYFGLTGRFSHQGQDVRLLIPTTYMNRSGQAVAALAGFFRIKPEEILVAHDELDLPPGVAKLKLGGGHGGHNGLRDIIAQLGNQNNFYRLRLGIGHPGVASMVSNFVLGRAPRAEQEKLDASIDFALGVLPDIFAGEWNRAMKNLHSQKA from the coding sequence GTGACTGCCATTAAACTGATCGTTGGCCTGGGAAATCCAGGCGCCGAATACGAACAGACCCGGCATAACGCGGGGGCCCTTTTTGTTGAGCGCATCGCCCACGCCCAAGGCATCAATCTCGTGGCCGATCGCAAATATTTTGGCCTGACCGGGCGTTTCTCGCACCAGGGTCAGGATGTTCGTCTACTGATTCCCACCACCTACATGAACCGCAGCGGCCAAGCTGTGGCGGCGCTTGCAGGCTTCTTCCGGATCAAGCCCGAAGAAATCCTGGTGGCCCATGACGAACTGGACTTGCCACCCGGCGTTGCCAAACTCAAGTTGGGCGGCGGGCATGGCGGCCACAATGGCCTGCGCGACATCATCGCGCAGCTGGGTAATCAGAATAACTTCTACCGCCTGCGGCTCGGCATTGGCCACCCAGGCGTTGCCAGTATGGTTTCAAATTTCGTCCTGGGTCGTGCGCCACGCGCCGAACAGGAAAAGCTCGATGCCAGCATCGATTTTGCCCTCGGCGTGCTGCCGGATATCTTCGCCGGTGAATGGAACCGTGCGATGAAAAACCTGCACAGCCAGAAGGCCTGA
- a CDS encoding 50S ribosomal protein L25/general stress protein Ctc: protein MNDFTLNAQARTDLGKGASRRLRHAANIPAVVYGGNKPAESVTILAKEIAKLFENEAAYSHVIELNVDGAKQNVIVKAMQRHPSKQFIMHADFVRVVAGQKLTAIVPVHFVGEEAPVKKGGEISHVLNEIEVTCLPKDLPEFIEVDLSALEIGAIVHLSDLKAPKGVEFVALAHGDDKAVANVHAPRVAPEAEEGAAE, encoded by the coding sequence ATGAACGATTTTACTCTGAACGCCCAAGCGCGTACTGACCTGGGGAAAGGTGCGAGCCGCCGCCTGCGTCACGCCGCCAACATCCCAGCCGTTGTCTACGGTGGTAACAAGCCTGCTGAATCCGTGACCATTCTGGCCAAGGAAATCGCCAAGCTGTTCGAAAACGAAGCGGCCTACAGCCACGTTATCGAGCTGAACGTCGATGGCGCCAAGCAGAACGTAATCGTTAAAGCAATGCAGCGTCACCCTTCCAAGCAGTTCATCATGCACGCTGACTTCGTTCGCGTTGTAGCTGGCCAGAAACTGACCGCTATCGTGCCTGTGCACTTTGTTGGTGAAGAAGCTCCGGTCAAGAAAGGCGGCGAAATCTCGCACGTCCTGAACGAAATCGAAGTGACCTGCCTGCCGAAAGACCTGCCTGAGTTCATCGAAGTCGACCTGTCGGCTCTGGAAATCGGCGCCATCGTTCACCTGTCCGACCTCAAGGCTCCTAAAGGCGTTGAGTTTGTTGCACTGGCTCACGGTGATGACAAAGCAGTTGCCAACGTTCACGCTCCACGCGTTGCTCCAGAAGCTGAAGAAGGCGCTGCAGAGTAA
- a CDS encoding ribose-phosphate pyrophosphokinase, translating to MSKMMVFTGNANPDLARRVVRQLHIPLGDISVGKFSDGEITAEINENVRGKDVFIIQPTCAPTNDNLMELVVMADAFRRSSATRITAVIPYFGYARQDRRPRSARVAISAKVVADMLTVVGIDRVLTVDLHADQIQGFFDIPVDNIYGSPVLVDDIEDQRFENLMIVSPDIGGVVRARAVAKSLGVDLGIIDKRREKANHSEVMHIIGDVEGRTCILVDDMVDTAGTLCHAAKALKEHGAAKVFAYCTHPVLSGRAIENIENSMLDELVVTNTIPLSAAAQACSRIRQLDIAPVVAEAVRRISNEESISAMFR from the coding sequence GTGTCCAAGATGATGGTCTTTACGGGGAATGCCAACCCCGATCTGGCTCGACGTGTCGTACGTCAGCTGCATATCCCTCTCGGTGACATCTCTGTCGGTAAATTCTCCGACGGCGAAATTACAGCCGAGATCAATGAAAACGTTCGCGGTAAAGACGTATTCATTATTCAGCCGACCTGCGCTCCGACCAACGATAACCTGATGGAACTCGTCGTGATGGCTGATGCCTTCCGCCGCTCCTCAGCGACTCGAATCACAGCTGTAATCCCTTACTTTGGTTATGCCCGTCAGGATCGCCGTCCGCGCTCCGCACGTGTGGCTATCAGCGCGAAAGTCGTTGCTGACATGCTGACCGTGGTAGGTATCGACCGTGTTCTCACGGTTGACCTGCACGCTGACCAAATCCAGGGGTTCTTCGATATTCCGGTAGATAACATCTACGGCTCCCCCGTTCTGGTGGATGACATCGAAGACCAGCGCTTTGAAAACCTGATGATCGTGTCCCCGGACATTGGTGGCGTCGTGCGTGCACGGGCTGTTGCCAAATCCCTGGGCGTGGACCTCGGTATCATCGACAAACGCCGCGAGAAAGCCAATCACTCTGAAGTGATGCATATCATCGGTGATGTCGAAGGGCGTACCTGTATTCTGGTTGATGACATGGTCGACACCGCCGGCACCCTGTGCCACGCGGCGAAAGCCTTGAAAGAGCACGGTGCCGCAAAAGTCTTCGCCTACTGCACACACCCTGTGCTGTCGGGCCGAGCGATCGAGAACATCGAGAACTCCATGCTGGACGAACTGGTGGTGACCAACACCATCCCGTTGTCCGCTGCAGCTCAAGCCTGTTCGCGTATCCGTCAACTGGATATCGCACCGGTAGTTGCCGAAGCGGTTCGCCGCATCAGCAACGAAGAATCGATCAGCGCGATGTTCCGCTAA
- the ispE gene encoding 4-(cytidine 5'-diphospho)-2-C-methyl-D-erythritol kinase produces the protein MTATKLTLPSPAKLNLMLHILGRREDGYHELQTLFQFLDYGDELTFAVRDDGVIKLHTEFDGVPHDSNLIVKAAKKLQQQSGCPLGIDIWIDKILPMGGGIGGGSSNAATTLLGLNHLWQLGWDLDRLAVLGLTLGADVPVFVRGHAAFAEGVGEKLTPVEPEEPWYLVLVPQVSVSTAEIFSDPLLTRNSSPIKVRPVPKGNSRNDCLPVVARRYPEVRNALNLLGKFTEAKLTGTGSCVFGGFPSKAEADKVSALLTETLTGFVAKGSNVSMLHRKLQSLL, from the coding sequence GTGACCGCCACAAAACTCACGCTACCCTCCCCCGCCAAACTCAACCTGATGCTGCACATCCTGGGGCGCCGTGAAGACGGCTACCACGAGTTGCAGACGCTGTTTCAATTTCTCGACTACGGCGATGAACTGACCTTCGCCGTGCGAGACGACGGCGTGATCAAGCTGCATACCGAATTCGATGGCGTGCCCCACGACAGCAATCTGATCGTGAAGGCCGCAAAAAAACTTCAGCAACAATCCGGTTGCCCCCTCGGCATCGATATCTGGATCGATAAAATCCTGCCCATGGGCGGCGGCATCGGTGGCGGCAGCTCGAATGCGGCCACCACATTGCTCGGGCTCAACCACTTGTGGCAACTGGGCTGGGACCTTGATCGCCTGGCCGTACTGGGCCTCACACTCGGTGCCGACGTCCCGGTTTTCGTGCGTGGGCATGCCGCATTTGCTGAGGGTGTGGGGGAGAAACTCACCCCCGTAGAGCCCGAAGAGCCGTGGTATCTCGTGCTTGTGCCGCAAGTATCTGTAAGTACAGCAGAAATTTTTTCAGATCCGTTGTTGACACGTAACTCTTCTCCCATTAAAGTGCGCCCCGTTCCCAAGGGAAACAGTCGAAATGACTGCTTACCGGTTGTAGCAAGGCGTTATCCAGAGGTACGTAACGCTTTGAATTTGTTAGGTAAATTTACCGAAGCAAAATTAACCGGAACTGGAAGTTGTGTGTTTGGGGGCTTCCCAAGCAAAGCTGAAGCTGATAAAGTCTCGGCCCTTCTTACAGAGACCCTTACAGGGTTTGTAGCAAAGGGAAGCAACGTTTCGATGTTGCATCGCAAGCTGCAAAGTCTGCTCTAA
- the lolB gene encoding lipoprotein insertase outer membrane protein LolB, with protein MFLRHVIVFSFIALLAGCAGIGNRESVEGQGNPAQWQQHKDHLSSIDGWQIEGKVGVRAPKDSGSGTLFWLQRQDYYDIRLSGPLGRGAARLTGRPGQVSLEVANQGRYEATSPEELLEQQIGWKLPVSHLVWWVRGLPAPDSKSRLSLNGDSRLASLEQDGWQVEYLSYVQQNGYWLPERIKLHGTDLDVTLVIKDWQPRKLGQ; from the coding sequence ATGTTCTTGCGCCACGTTATCGTTTTCAGCTTCATCGCCCTGCTCGCCGGTTGCGCGGGCATAGGCAACCGCGAATCCGTTGAAGGCCAGGGCAACCCGGCACAATGGCAACAGCACAAGGATCACCTCAGCAGCATCGACGGCTGGCAGATCGAGGGCAAGGTCGGGGTGCGTGCACCGAAGGATTCCGGCAGCGGCACCCTGTTCTGGCTGCAACGCCAGGACTATTACGATATTCGTCTGTCCGGCCCGCTGGGTCGCGGCGCGGCTCGCCTGACCGGCCGGCCGGGGCAAGTGAGCCTTGAAGTGGCCAATCAGGGGCGTTACGAAGCGACGTCACCGGAAGAGCTGCTGGAGCAGCAGATCGGCTGGAAACTGCCCGTGTCGCACCTGGTCTGGTGGGTGCGCGGCCTGCCGGCACCCGACAGCAAAAGCCGCTTGAGCCTCAACGGCGACAGTCGCCTGGCCTCCCTTGAACAGGATGGCTGGCAGGTCGAGTACCTGAGCTATGTGCAACAGAACGGTTACTGGCTGCCCGAGCGCATCAAACTGCACGGCACCGACCTTGACGTCACGCTCGTCATCAAGGACTGGCAACCGCGTAAATTGGGGCAATAA
- a CDS encoding tetratricopeptide repeat protein: MNRSSALLLAFVFLSGCQAMAPVSPDGTPPVEDNTPAPEKPKVYSSFSEETVYSLLTAELAGQRNRFDIALDNYVTQAINTQDPGISERAFRIAEYLGADQAALDASLIWAKNAPEDLEAQRAAAVQLARAGRYDDSMVYMEKVLQGKGDTHFDFLALSAADTDQDTRNGLMKSFDRLLQKHPKNSQLIFGKALLLQQDDEADAALKLLEQNPPEDGEIAPILLRARLLQNLNRGKEAIPLLEKSIKKYPDDKRLRLTYARMLVEQDRMEDAKVQFANLVQQYPDDDELRYSLALVCLEAKAWDEAKGYLEELVARESHVDSAHLNLGRIAEERNDPQAALLEYAQVGPGNDYLPAQLRQADILMSNGRTDEAEKRLAAARDAEPDYAIQLYLIQAETLSANNQGERAWKLLQQALLQYPDDLNLLYTRAMQAEKRNDLAQMEKDLRLIIKRDPDNAMALNALGYTLSDRTTRYAEAKVLIEQAHKLNPEDPAVLDSLGWVNYRLGNLDEAERLLRQALERFPDQEVAAHLGEVLWANGKQREARQIWEKFLKEQPESPILRGTIKRLTGSETL, encoded by the coding sequence ATGAATAGATCTTCCGCGTTGCTCCTTGCTTTTGTCTTCCTCAGCGGCTGCCAGGCCATGGCCCCCGTGTCGCCGGACGGTACACCGCCGGTGGAAGACAACACGCCCGCCCCTGAAAAGCCCAAGGTTTATTCCTCGTTCAGCGAAGAAACGGTCTATAGCCTGCTGACCGCGGAACTCGCGGGCCAGCGTAACCGCTTCGATATTGCCTTGGATAACTACGTGACCCAGGCGATCAATACCCAGGATCCCGGTATCTCGGAGCGAGCGTTTCGCATCGCCGAATACCTGGGAGCCGACCAGGCCGCGCTGGACGCCTCGCTGATCTGGGCGAAAAACGCCCCGGAAGACCTCGAAGCCCAACGTGCGGCCGCTGTGCAGTTGGCACGCGCCGGGCGCTATGACGACTCCATGGTCTATATGGAGAAAGTCTTGCAGGGCAAGGGCGACACGCATTTCGACTTCCTTGCGCTGTCCGCCGCCGACACCGATCAGGACACGCGCAATGGCCTGATGAAGAGTTTCGACCGCCTGCTGCAAAAGCATCCGAAAAACAGCCAGCTGATTTTCGGCAAGGCTTTGCTGCTGCAGCAGGACGATGAAGCCGACGCCGCGCTCAAGCTGCTGGAGCAGAACCCGCCGGAAGACGGTGAAATCGCCCCGATCCTGCTGCGCGCACGCCTGCTGCAGAACCTCAACCGCGGCAAGGAAGCGATTCCGCTGCTGGAAAAAAGTATCAAGAAATATCCGGACGACAAGCGCCTGCGCCTGACTTACGCGCGGATGCTGGTTGAGCAGGACCGCATGGAGGACGCCAAAGTGCAGTTCGCCAACCTGGTCCAGCAATACCCGGACGACGACGAATTGCGCTATTCCCTCGCGCTGGTGTGCCTGGAAGCCAAGGCCTGGGACGAGGCCAAGGGCTACCTGGAAGAGTTGGTCGCGCGCGAAAGCCATGTGGACTCGGCACACCTGAATCTGGGCCGCATCGCTGAAGAGCGTAACGACCCGCAGGCGGCGTTGCTTGAGTACGCCCAGGTCGGCCCGGGCAATGATTATCTGCCGGCCCAGTTGCGCCAGGCCGATATTCTGATGAGCAACGGTCGTACCGACGAAGCGGAGAAACGCCTGGCCGCGGCCCGCGATGCCGAGCCGGATTACGCGATTCAGTTGTACCTGATCCAGGCCGAGACCCTGTCGGCCAACAATCAGGGCGAACGCGCCTGGAAATTGCTGCAGCAAGCCTTGCTGCAGTACCCCGACGACCTGAACCTGCTTTACACCCGCGCCATGCAGGCCGAAAAACGCAATGACCTGGCGCAGATGGAAAAAGACCTGCGCCTGATCATCAAGCGCGACCCGGACAACGCCATGGCCCTTAACGCCTTGGGTTACACCTTGTCCGACCGCACAACGCGCTATGCCGAAGCCAAAGTGCTGATCGAACAGGCCCATAAGCTCAACCCCGAAGACCCGGCCGTGCTCGACAGCCTGGGCTGGGTCAATTACCGCCTGGGCAACCTCGACGAGGCCGAGCGCCTGCTGCGCCAGGCGCTGGAGCGCTTTCCAGACCAGGAAGTCGCCGCACACCTGGGCGAAGTGCTCTGGGCCAACGGCAAGCAACGCGAAGCGCGACAAATCTGGGAAAAATTCCTCAAGGAACAACCCGAAAGCCCCATCCTGCGCGGCACCATCAAGCGCCTGACCGGATCCGAGACCCTATAA